From a single Drosophila sulfurigaster albostrigata strain 15112-1811.04 chromosome 3, ASM2355843v2, whole genome shotgun sequence genomic region:
- the LOC133843176 gene encoding prosaposin-like isoform X2 encodes MQNGPSLVSGAVFFCFLIVSSTCLGEVGNDVSYQSDSTESDFESKGQSVIQPDQTSCTTCTLMSLALKKFVNQHYYMKTALDSVCSVQPNEDLKNKCREILETHKLQIIELLSKNVAYQEICRTINMCSLLEDGYENIQLVETFPESTDDEDSIEKIPFLVEQHNWLNGAECYVCKKVIKEFKKFAEHHNDKGSIERAVHEICHKLGKLSHKCEKLAEKHLNKIVDLILKRVNNKKICKTIGMCKSSIRIEDVELFQKDTETSKALQGLQLENPKQGPFRLICELVLEKIEMLLDTKEKRNHILHRMLFTCDKLPRFMREPCQDGIHSYGYALLDLLSKVTPHEFCHTLANSLDLTN; translated from the exons atgcaaaacggtCCCAGTTTAGTCAGTGGAGcagtgtttttttgtt tcCTGATCGTATCCTCAACATGTCTTGGAGAAGTTGGCAACGATGTTAG TTATCAAAGTGACAGTACTGAAAGCGACTTCGAATCAAAAGGACAGAGCGTCATCCAACCTGATCAGACGTCTTGCACAACATGTACCCTAATGTCACTAGCATTAAAG AAATTTGTCAATCAACATTATTATATGAAGACAGCTCTGGATAGCGTGTGCTCTGTGCAGCCAAATGAAGACCTGAAAAATAAATGCCGGGAAATATTAGAAACGCACAAACTTCAGATCATTGAATTATTGTCGAAAAATGTGGCTTATCAAGAAATTTGCAGAACTATTAATATGTGCTCTTTGCTGGAGGATGGATATG aaaacATCCAACTCGTGGAGACATTCCCCGAGTCGACTGATGATGAAGATTCAATCGAAAAAATTCCTTTTCTGGTAGAACAGCATAATTGGCTAAATGGAGCAGAATGCTACGTTTGTAAGAAAGTTATCAAAGAGTTCAAAAAATTTGCGGAACACCATAACGACAAGGGTAGTATTGAGAGGGCAGTGCATGAAATCTGCCATAAGCTAGGTAAACTTTCGCATAAGTGCGAAAAATTGGCGGAGAAGCACCTCAATAAGATTGTCGACCTAATATTAAAGCGtgtcaataacaaaaaaatctgCAAAACAATTGGAATGTGTAAATCTTCTATTCGAATTGAAGATG TTGAACTGTTTCAAAAGGACACGGAAACAAGCAAAGCACTGCAGGGACTACAATTAGAAAATCCTAAGCAAGGTCCTTTTCGTTTAATTTGTGAGCTCGTTTTGGAAAAGATTGAGATGTTACTAGACACTaaagaaaaacgaaaccaCATCTTGCACAGAATGCTCTTTACCTGTGATAAACTTCCAAGATTTATGCGTGAACCGTGCCAAGATGGCATACATAGCTATGGTTATGCTCTCTTGGATTTGCTAAGCAAAGTAACGCCCCATGAGTTCTGTCACACTCTCGCAAATAGTTTGGATCTGACCAACTGA
- the LOC133840505 gene encoding uncharacterized protein LOC133840505, with protein sequence MSMSRHNVTEIILMVIVVILSQRVSCSASNSNKYGKNLIPWTSHGGRLLQPLSSNDPSALFDELDRQRPAKNFPKWHHLMKIDEPNLKENENNQIDIQPAVEEEQAQQLLLPSSLSAASNDGRQEEQRQRNLERLQNEAADREFEQIMRKLKIKLQQDREAESVLKSVNKKDQQNKNFLNFCKKSKGNKLTDTPTTTTTTESPSTFFSTSLTLPAPPTLCPAILKPNKCKNRKDEAELKPEAVDRLLKTITAFKRHALLILKNLNLLEIEILNRWPGGCVPANEAEDETQITTTKISDASRFTTTTNRPERLEKPSTPKPKIYKDGFHFGLRATGKQKTNLAAAMREQRKLEQKVREEYQMQLEQAEWQRHQLQSLKCNRKRARFEAAPPAAVRLELMTTPRSNIVDNTKVILKHPYAKQSSAAINQLAHKVKMFADRNQIDLTRQPLLSWKIMKNIKKRKQYLGDRQKVHCRSMCTE encoded by the coding sequence ATGTCAATGTCGAGACACAACGTAACTGAAATAATACTAATGGTAATTGTGGTAATATTGTCTCAAAGAGTGTCCTGCAGTGCTAGCAACTCGAATAAGTATGGCAAAAATCTCATACCTTGGACATCTCATGGTGGTCGACTCTTGCAACCGTTGTCGTCCAATGATCCCAGTGCATTGTTTGATGAATTGGATAGGCAAAGGCCAGCAAAGAACTTTCCCAAGTGGCATCATTTAATGAAAATCGATGAGCCAAATTTAAAGGAGAacgaaaataatcaaattgatATCCAGCCCGCTGTCGAAGAGGAGCAAGCacagcaattgctgttgccCTCATCACTATCAGCAGCTAGTAACGATGGACGCCAGGAGGAGCAGAGGCAGCGAAACTTAGAACGTCTGCAGAATGAAGCAGCCGATCGAGAGTTTGAGCAGATCATGAGGAAActgaaaatcaaattgcagCAGGACCGTGAAGCCGAATCCGTTTTAAAAAGCGTAAACAAGAAAGATCAACAAAACaagaatttcttaaacttCTGTAAAAAGTCAAAAGGGAACAAATTGACAGATACAccgacaactacaacgacaacggaATCCCCCAGCACTTTTTTCTCCACATCGTTGACGCTGCCAGCACCTCCGACGCTTTGTCCAGCAATTTTAAAGCCAAACAAGTGTAAGAATAGAAAAGATGAAGCAGAGCTGAAGCCCGAGGCAGTGGATCGTCTGCTGAAGACTATAACGGCTTTTAAAAGGCATGCGCTGTTAATCTTAAAGAATCTCAATTTACTAGAAATTGAGATACTTAACAGATGGCCAGGTGGCTGTGTGCCAGCAAATGAAGCAGAGGATGAAACACAGATAACCACAACTAAAATTTCAGATGCCTCGAGAttcacaacgacaacaaatcGTCCCGAACGACTAGAGAAGCCCTCAACCCCAAAGCCCAAGATCTACAAGGACGGCTTTCACTTTGGACTTCGAGCgactggcaaacaaaaaacaaatttggcGGCCGCGATGAGAGAGCAACGTAAGCTGGAGCAAAAGGTACGCGAAGAATACCAAATGCAATTGGAGCAAGCGGAATGGCAACGTCATCAACTCCAGAGCTTGAAATGCAACAGAAAGAGAGCGCGCTTTGAAGCTGCGCCACCTGCGGCAGTACGTTTGGAGCTCATGACAACTCCGCGTTCAAATATTGTTGACAATACAAAAGTTATCCTAAAGCATCCCTATGCAAAACAGTCTTCGGCCGCAATAAACCAACTTGCACACAAGGTCAAAATGTTTGCAGATCGAAATCAAATAGATTTAACACGCCAGCCACTACTCAGCtggaaaattatgaaaaatataaaaaaaaggaaacaataCCTTGGAGACAGACAAAAGGTCCATTGCAGATCCATGTGCACAGAATGA
- the LOC133841752 gene encoding peptidylglycine alpha-hydroxylating monooxygenase: protein MTLLLHTFYSYILLWNAITAYGLVDPKSSVYQRKEIYNNNNDDVEERTGSFPFLMPFVSPKTPDLYLCTPIKVDPTTSYYIVGYKPNATMNTAHHMLLYGCGEPGSTKVTWNCGEMAQSTEEETASPCGPHSHSQILYAWARDAPRLDLPPGVGFKVGKDSQTKYLVLQVHYAHVDKFRDGATDDSGIFLQYTEKPLKKLAGTLLLGTDGIIPPMRTENMEAACEITENKTIHPFAYRTHTHALGKVVSGYRVRSNAQGVQEWTLLGKRDPLTPQMFYNVENTSPIVTGDYVAARCTMKSTRHRATGIGPTSEDEMCNFYLMYYVEEGEPLDMKYCFSQGAPNYYWANPDTGLHNIPHIEASTL, encoded by the exons ATGACACTTTTGTTACACACATTCTATTCATACATACTACTCTGGAATGCTATCACTGCATATGGACTCGTTGATCCCAAATCGAGCGTCTATCAAAGGAAAGAAAtctataataacaataatgatgACGTTGAGGAGCGTACGGGATCGTTTCCATTCCTAATGCCTTTCGTCTCGCCAAAAACA CCAGACCTATACTTATGCACTCCCATCAAAGTCGACCCAACGACTTCATATTACATAG TTGGCTACAAACCAAATGCCACCATGAATACCGCTCATCATATGTTGCTTTATGGCTGCGGAGAACCAGGCTCAACAAAGGTCACTTG GAACTGTGGCGAAATGGCCCAATCGACAGAGGAGGAAACAGCCAGCCCCTGTGGACCACATTCTCACTCCCAAATTTTATATGCTTGGGCAAGAGATGCACCAAGACTTGATCTACCTCCAGGAGTCGGCTTCAAAGTGGGCAAGGATTCGCAAACTAAATATTTGGTTTTACAAGTTCATTATGCCCACGTTGACAAATTCCGAG ATGGCGCTACAGATGATTCGGGCATATTTCTGCAGTACACTGAAAAACC ATTGAAGAAGTTGGCTGGCACATTGCTCTTGGGTACCGATGGCATTATTCCTCCCATGAGAACGGAAAATATGGAAGCTGCTTGTGAAATAACTGAGAATAAAACGATTCATCCATTTGCATATCGAACGCACACTCATGCATTGGGAAAAGTTGTCTCCGGGTATAGAGTTCGCTCCAATGCTCAAGGAGTACAGGAATGGACGTTGCTTGGCAAGAGGGATCCACTGACTCCGCAAATGTTTTACAATGTCGAGAACACGTCGCCCATAGTTACCGGAGACTATGTGGCGGCTAGATGTACCATGAAAAGTACTAGACATCGTGCCACAGGCATCGG TCCAACAAGTGAAGATGAAATGTGCAATTTTTACCTGATGTACTACGTTGAAGAGGGCGAGCCCCTAGACATGAAATATTGCTTCAGTCAAGGAGCTCCCAACTATTATTGGGCCAATCCAGATACCGGACTACATAACATTCCACATATCGAAGCCAGTACTTTGTAA
- the LOC133843176 gene encoding prosaposin-like isoform X1, protein MSVSVFKQKLQEKCRLSLSFETDCLSFADQYYHEIYKLVNRELNSSQICQFIGACHNAQNQHENLFDFSPKLKDSISILNHNHYDSIEDVKLPQCSLCKIAFSVVKHLIKKGVRKEKVLKAINTACDKLGKFAHKCHDFVNKHGDRILHVAGKPKSVCILLGMCFPFAPLEEYEINDAQKKENILTPIVDSTQVLVHGHPIRTNFSPNCNFCMNIIQTLQKFVNQHYYMKTALDSVCSVQPNEDLKNKCREILETHKLQIIELLSKNVAYQEICRTINMCSLLEDGYENIQLVETFPESTDDEDSIEKIPFLVEQHNWLNGAECYVCKKVIKEFKKFAEHHNDKGSIERAVHEICHKLGKLSHKCEKLAEKHLNKIVDLILKRVNNKKICKTIGMCKSSIRIEDVELFQKDTETSKALQGLQLENPKQGPFRLICELVLEKIEMLLDTKEKRNHILHRMLFTCDKLPRFMREPCQDGIHSYGYALLDLLSKVTPHEFCHTLANSLDLTN, encoded by the exons ATGTCAGTGTCTGTGTTCAAGCAAAAGTTGCAAGAGAAGTGCAGACTGTCGTTAAGCTTTGAAACCGATTGTCTCTCATTTGCAGATCAGTATTAtcatgaaatttataaactgGTGAATCGCGAATTGAATAGCAGCCAAATTTGCCAATTTATTGGCGCATGCCACAATGCTCAAAACCAGCATGAAAATCTTTTTGACTTCAGCCCTAAGTTGAAAGATTCCATTTCGATTTTGAATCATAACCATTATGATTCCATTGAAGACGTAAAGTTACCTCAATGTTCTTTATGTAAAATTGCTTTTTCAGTTGTAAAACATCTGATAAAAAAAGGAGTTCGTAAGGAGAAAGTCCTGAAAGCTATAAATACTGCCTGCGATAAGTTAGGTAAATTTGCCCATAAGTGTCACGATTTTGTCAACAAACATGGCGATCGGATTCTTCACGTTGCTGGCAAACCTAAATCGGTTTGCATATTGCTTGGAATGTGTTTTCCATTTGCACCGCTAGaagaatatgaaataaatgacGCCCAGAAGAAAGAAAACATTCTGACACCCATTGTAGATTCAACGCAAGTGTTGGTTCATGGTCACCCAATTAGAACCAACTTTTCGCCGAATTGTAATTTCTGCATGAACATTATCCAAACTTTACAGAAATTTGTCAATCAACATTATTATATGAAGACAGCTCTGGATAGCGTGTGCTCTGTGCAGCCAAATGAAGACCTGAAAAATAAATGCCGGGAAATATTAGAAACGCACAAACTTCAGATCATTGAATTATTGTCGAAAAATGTGGCTTATCAAGAAATTTGCAGAACTATTAATATGTGCTCTTTGCTGGAGGATGGATATG aaaacATCCAACTCGTGGAGACATTCCCCGAGTCGACTGATGATGAAGATTCAATCGAAAAAATTCCTTTTCTGGTAGAACAGCATAATTGGCTAAATGGAGCAGAATGCTACGTTTGTAAGAAAGTTATCAAAGAGTTCAAAAAATTTGCGGAACACCATAACGACAAGGGTAGTATTGAGAGGGCAGTGCATGAAATCTGCCATAAGCTAGGTAAACTTTCGCATAAGTGCGAAAAATTGGCGGAGAAGCACCTCAATAAGATTGTCGACCTAATATTAAAGCGtgtcaataacaaaaaaatctgCAAAACAATTGGAATGTGTAAATCTTCTATTCGAATTGAAGATG TTGAACTGTTTCAAAAGGACACGGAAACAAGCAAAGCACTGCAGGGACTACAATTAGAAAATCCTAAGCAAGGTCCTTTTCGTTTAATTTGTGAGCTCGTTTTGGAAAAGATTGAGATGTTACTAGACACTaaagaaaaacgaaaccaCATCTTGCACAGAATGCTCTTTACCTGTGATAAACTTCCAAGATTTATGCGTGAACCGTGCCAAGATGGCATACATAGCTATGGTTATGCTCTCTTGGATTTGCTAAGCAAAGTAACGCCCCATGAGTTCTGTCACACTCTCGCAAATAGTTTGGATCTGACCAACTGA
- the LOC133843178 gene encoding prosaposin-like isoform X1 has translation MSVSVFKQKLQEKCRLSLSFETDCLSFADQYYHEIYKLVNREVNSSQICQFIGACHNAQNQHESLLDFSPEIEDSISILNHNDSIEEVKIIQCPLCKTVFTVVKNIVKKKKITKAKILKAIHGACDKLGKFAQKCHDFVNKHGDRILHVAGKLKSVCKLLGMCFPFAQLEEYEKNDNQKKENILTPIVDSTQVLVHGHPIRTNFSPNCNFCMNIIQTLQKFVNQHYDMKTALDSVCSVQPNEDLKNKCWEILETHKLQIIELLSKNVAYQEICRAINMCSLMEDGYENIQLVDTFPESTDDEYSIEKNPFLGEQDNWLKGVGCSVCKEVIKKLIKIVEHHHDKGSIKKEMLKICQKIDIFSNKCEKMVQKHLNKIVDLILKHVNNKKICKTIGVCESSIRNEDVELFQKDTETSKALQGLQLENPKQGPFRLICELVLENFDMLLDTKEKRNHILHRMLFTCDKLPTFMREPCQDGIHSYGYALLDLLSKVTPHEFCHTLANRLDLTN, from the exons ATGTCAGTGTCTGTGTTCAAGCAAAAGTTGCAAGAGAAGTGCAGACTGTCGTTAAGCTTTGAAACCGATTGTCTCTCATTTGCAGATCAGTATTAtcatgaaatttataaactgGTGAATCGCGAAGTGAATAGCAGCCAAATTTGCCAATTCATTGGCGCATGCCACAATGCTCAAAACCAGCATGAAAGCCTTCTTGACTTCAGCCCTGAGATTGAGGATTCCATTTCGATTTTGAATCATAATGATTCCATCGAAGAAGTGAAGATTATTCAATGTCCTTTATGTAAAACTGTTTTTACAGttgtaaaaaatatagtaaaaaaaaaaaaaattacaaaggCGAAAATCCTGAAAGCTATACATGGTGCCTGCGATAAGTTAGGTAAATTTGCCCAAAAGTGTCACGATTTTGTCAACAAACATGGCGATCGGATTCTTCACGTTGCTGGCAAACTTAAATCGGTTTGCAAATTGCTTGGAATGTGTTTTCCATTTGCACAGCTAGAAGAATATGAAAAGAATGACAaccaaaagaaagaaaacattcTGACACCCATTGTAGATTCAACGCAAGTGTTGGTTCATGGGCACCCAATTAGAACCAACTTTTCGCCGAATTGTAATTTCTGCATGAACATTATCCAAACTTTACAGAAATTTGTCAATCAACATTATGATATGAAGACAGCTCTGGATAGCGTGTGCTCTGTGCAGCCAAATGAAGACCTGAAAAATAAATGCTGGGAAATATTAGAAACGCACAAACTTCAGATCATTGAATTATTGTCGAAAAATGTAGCTTATCAAGAAATTTGCAGAGCTATTAATATGTGCTCATTGATGGAGGATGGATATG aaaacATCCAACTCGTGGACACATTCCCCGAGTCGACTGATGATGAATATTCAATCGAAAAAAATCCATTTCTGGGAGAACAGGATAATTGGCTGAAAGGAGTAGGATGCTCCGTTTGTAaggaagttattaaaaagttaataaaaattgtggaacaCCATCACGACAAGGGTAGTATTAAAAAGGAAATGCTTAAAATCTGCCAGAAGATAGATATATTTTCGAATAAGTGCGAAAAAATGGTGCAGAAGCACCTCAATAAAATTGTCGACCTAATATTAAAGCAtgtcaataacaaaaaaatctgCAAAACAATTGGAGTGTGTGAATCTTCTATTCGAAATGAAGATG ttgaaCTGTTTCAAAAGGACACGGAAACAAGCAAAGCACTGCAGGGACTACAATTAGAAAATCCTAAGCAAGGTCCTTTTCGTTTAATTTGTGAGCTCGTTCTGGAAAATTTTGATATGTTACTGGACACTaaagaaaaacgaaaccaCATCTTGCACAGAATGCTCTTTACATGTGATAAACTTCCAACATTTATGCGTGAACCGTGCCAAGATGGAATACATAGTTATGGTTATGCTCTCTTGGATTTGCTAAGCAAAGTAACGCCCCATGAGTTCTGTCACACTCTCGCAAATCGTTTAGATCTGACCAACTGA
- the LOC133843178 gene encoding prosaposin-like isoform X2 translates to MQNGPSLVSGAVFFCFLIVSSTCLGEVGNDVSYQSDSTESDFESKGQSVIQPDQTSCTTCTLMSLALKKFVNQHYDMKTALDSVCSVQPNEDLKNKCWEILETHKLQIIELLSKNVAYQEICRAINMCSLMEDGYENIQLVDTFPESTDDEYSIEKNPFLGEQDNWLKGVGCSVCKEVIKKLIKIVEHHHDKGSIKKEMLKICQKIDIFSNKCEKMVQKHLNKIVDLILKHVNNKKICKTIGVCESSIRNEDVELFQKDTETSKALQGLQLENPKQGPFRLICELVLENFDMLLDTKEKRNHILHRMLFTCDKLPTFMREPCQDGIHSYGYALLDLLSKVTPHEFCHTLANRLDLTN, encoded by the exons atgcaaaacggtCCCAGTTTAGTCAGTGGAGCAgtgtttttttgct TCCTGATCGTATCCTCAACATGTCTTGGGGAAGTTGGCAACGATGTTAG TTATCAAAGTGACAGTACTGAGAGCGACTTCGAATCAAAAGGACAGAGCGTCATCCAACCTGATCAGACGTCTTGCACAACATGTACCCTAATGTCACTAGCATTAAAG AAATTTGTCAATCAACATTATGATATGAAGACAGCTCTGGATAGCGTGTGCTCTGTGCAGCCAAATGAAGACCTGAAAAATAAATGCTGGGAAATATTAGAAACGCACAAACTTCAGATCATTGAATTATTGTCGAAAAATGTAGCTTATCAAGAAATTTGCAGAGCTATTAATATGTGCTCATTGATGGAGGATGGATATG aaaacATCCAACTCGTGGACACATTCCCCGAGTCGACTGATGATGAATATTCAATCGAAAAAAATCCATTTCTGGGAGAACAGGATAATTGGCTGAAAGGAGTAGGATGCTCCGTTTGTAaggaagttattaaaaagttaataaaaattgtggaacaCCATCACGACAAGGGTAGTATTAAAAAGGAAATGCTTAAAATCTGCCAGAAGATAGATATATTTTCGAATAAGTGCGAAAAAATGGTGCAGAAGCACCTCAATAAAATTGTCGACCTAATATTAAAGCAtgtcaataacaaaaaaatctgCAAAACAATTGGAGTGTGTGAATCTTCTATTCGAAATGAAGATG ttgaaCTGTTTCAAAAGGACACGGAAACAAGCAAAGCACTGCAGGGACTACAATTAGAAAATCCTAAGCAAGGTCCTTTTCGTTTAATTTGTGAGCTCGTTCTGGAAAATTTTGATATGTTACTGGACACTaaagaaaaacgaaaccaCATCTTGCACAGAATGCTCTTTACATGTGATAAACTTCCAACATTTATGCGTGAACCGTGCCAAGATGGAATACATAGTTATGGTTATGCTCTCTTGGATTTGCTAAGCAAAGTAACGCCCCATGAGTTCTGTCACACTCTCGCAAATCGTTTAGATCTGACCAACTGA
- the LOC133840506 gene encoding uncharacterized protein LOC133840506 has product MCGMGLTTNAKHEAIEQAAKSNGGTHRAMPMRTPSTSSEDDDEDIEEPQQWLPTDLTSVASASERYSDITQLLAKQQQTLQRTPDARWAMADGYDLTAYNQINGVWPLGHPLPLPDWSSAEEPAKAELIFENVWQYEELTGIIETALQHMLEETHYNTVNLFVDFYRSFKRTRRSDLRSFFQFYDVPINRRHHMCVSLAFEIIARLVQMFPQLGQYLYVVSCEEQVVDCNDYVQMDEEYGMNSADAGVEKEHVMVAMRFAIGERHGVMILDPGYHVGRAVTVMSDQSYPHTGWFNQSKEPHLQRDYCYSYSQHSDKFVEWKEREIRGDEASFKTSLIYIAQEYMTAVDVTVRRNLVYNFRSLLSRDAKGRVYAGLYFPLVSNVQEAHLTLFYDGPNEQRVKVKLMFSAFKVGKGKQLPDYVLQHLVKLSPQLNMSQHELTELCKSLCEVVSDQNFISQVLAINDDIGVMSMEN; this is encoded by the exons ATGTGTGGCATGGGATTGACTACCAATGCCAAGCATGAGGCTATTGAACAAGCTGCAAAGTCCAACGGTGGAACTCACCGGGCCATGCCAATGCGCACGCCCTCAACATCCAGTGAGGATGACGACGAAGATATTGAGGAGCCACAGCAATGGCTGCCAACCGACCTGACATCGGTGGCAAGCGCATCGGAGCGTTACTCCGATATCACTCAGCTGCTGGctaaacagcagcagacgctGCAGCGGACCCCAGATGCCCGCTGGGCTATGGCTGATGGCTATGATCTGACTGCTTACAATCAGATCAACGGCGTTTGGCCTCTGGGCCATCCCTTGCCGTTGCCCGATTGGAGCAGCGCCGAGGAGCCCGCCAAGGCAGAACTAATTTTCGAGAACGTCTGGCAATACGAAGAGCTAACTGGCATTATAGAGACGGCACTGCAACACATGCTGGAGGAGACTCACTACAATACGGTCAATCTGTTTGTGGACTTCTATCGCAGCTTTAAGCGCACACGTCGCTCGGATCTGCGCAGCTTCTTTCAGTTCTACGATGTGCCCATCAATCGACGCCACCACATGTGTGTGTCGCTGGCTTTCGAGATTATAGCGCGATTGGTTCAAATGTTTCCACAACTGGGCCAGTATTTGTACGTTGTATCCTGCGAGGAGCAGGTGGTCGACTGTAATGACTATGTGCAGATGGACGAGGAGTATGGCATGAATTCAGCGGATGCGGGTGTTGAAAAGGAGCACGTGATGGTCGCTATGCGTTTCGCCATTGGCGAGCGCCACGGTGTCATGATTCTCGATCCCGGCTATCATGTGGGACGCGCCGTTACCGTCATGAGCGATCAGAGCTATCCCCACACAG GCTGGTTCAATCAATCGAAGGAGCCGCATCTGCAACGAGATTACTGCTACAGCTACAGTCAGCATAGCGACAAGTTTGTGGAGTGGAAGGAGCGTGAGATACGTGGCGATGAGGCCAGTTTCAAGACCTCCCTCATCTACATTGCCCAAGAGTATATGACCGCCGTGGATGTGACAGTGCGTCGAAATCTGGTTTACAATTTCCGTTCGCTGTTGTCGCGCGATGCCAAGGGTCGCGTCTACGCTGGTCTTTACTTTCCACTTGTTTCCAATGTGCAGGAGGCGCATCTAACTCTCTTCTATGATGGACCCAACGAACAGCGCGTGAAAGTCAAGCTCATGTTTAGCGCTTTTAAAGTGGGCAAAGGCAAG CAACTGCCGGACTATGTGCTACAGCATCTGGTAAAGCTTTCGCCACAGCTTAATATGTCGCAACATGAATTGACGGAGCTTTGCAAATCACTTTGCGAGGTCGTCTCCGATCAGAATTTTATAAGCCAGGTGCTGGCTATTAACGACGATATCGGTGTCATGTCCATGGAGAATTGA